One stretch of Eubacteriales bacterium DNA includes these proteins:
- the ppdK gene encoding pyruvate, phosphate dikinase — protein sequence MSHKYVYLFSEGNAEMKNLLGGKGANLAEMTCLGLPVPQGFTVSTEACTRYYEDGQNIAEDIKEQIDKALIIAEEINQKKFGDPENPFLVSVRSGARASMPGMMDTILNLGLNDTTVLGVAKLTNNERFAYDSYRRFIQMFSDVVMGVEKPLFEGILDDVKEEKGVKLDTELDANDLKEVVKRFKVLYKKEKGEDFPQDPITQLYEAIKAVFRSWDNPRAIVYRRLNDIPSSWGTAVNVQAMVFGNMGNDSGTGVAFTRNPATGEKKLYGEFLMNAQGEDVVAGIRTPQSIAQLGETMPEVYNQFANIAKTLEDHYRDMQDMEFTIERGKLFMLQTRNGKRTAAAALKIAVDLVAEGKLSKEEALLKIEPKQLDSLLHPTFDTAALKKATPIAKGLPASPGAACGKLYFTAADAVDAVKNTGAKVVLARLETSPEDIEGMNAAQGILTVRGGMTSHAAVVARGMGTCCVAGCGELIIKAKEKTLTTAAGKVFKEGDYISLDGSTGNVYGEKIDTKPAELTGDFGEIMGWADDVRVLKVRTNADTPHDAAQAVKFGAEGIGLCRTEHMFFEEDRILAMREMIVSSTVEQRKAALAKLLPMQKEDFKGIYKAMEGRSVTIRFLDPPLHEFVPTDEKDIIELSKQLGISVEKLKNTIDSLHEFNPMLGHRGCRLAVTYPEIAEMQTRAVIEAAIEVNKEAKLNVVPEIMIPLVGEEKELKYVKDIVDETAKKVMAEKGVKIDYMVGTMIEVPRAALTADEIAKHAQFFSFGTNDLTQMTFGFSRDDAGKFLEDYYMKKIYESDPFAKLDQIGVGKLVKMAAELGKKTRPDIKLGICGEHGGEPASVIFCHNVGLNYVSCSPYRVPIARLAAAHAAILAKK from the coding sequence AGTGAGGGAAATGCAGAGATGAAAAATCTGCTAGGCGGCAAAGGTGCAAACTTGGCAGAAATGACATGTTTGGGCTTGCCAGTACCACAAGGCTTCACAGTATCAACTGAAGCATGTACAAGATATTATGAGGATGGTCAGAATATTGCAGAAGACATTAAGGAACAGATCGATAAGGCTTTAATTATAGCTGAGGAAATCAACCAGAAGAAGTTTGGTGATCCGGAAAACCCATTCTTAGTTTCAGTCCGTTCAGGAGCCAGGGCTTCTATGCCTGGAATGATGGACACAATATTGAACTTAGGTTTAAACGATACTACTGTTCTTGGAGTAGCTAAATTAACTAATAACGAAAGATTTGCATATGATAGTTATCGTCGTTTTATCCAGATGTTCTCAGACGTTGTTATGGGTGTAGAAAAGCCGTTATTTGAGGGTATTTTAGACGACGTTAAAGAGGAAAAAGGCGTTAAACTAGATACAGAATTAGATGCCAATGATTTAAAAGAAGTCGTTAAACGTTTTAAAGTTTTATATAAAAAAGAGAAAGGGGAAGATTTCCCTCAGGATCCAATCACTCAGCTTTATGAAGCAATAAAAGCTGTTTTCCGTTCCTGGGACAACCCGCGTGCTATAGTATACCGCCGCTTAAACGATATACCTAGCAGCTGGGGAACTGCAGTTAACGTACAGGCAATGGTATTCGGAAACATGGGAAATGATTCCGGTACAGGCGTTGCATTTACAAGGAACCCTGCAACAGGCGAAAAGAAACTCTACGGCGAATTCTTAATGAACGCACAGGGCGAAGACGTTGTTGCCGGTATCCGTACACCTCAATCTATCGCACAACTCGGCGAAACTATGCCAGAAGTATACAATCAGTTTGCTAATATAGCAAAAACACTCGAAGATCACTACCGTGACATGCAGGACATGGAATTCACAATTGAACGCGGAAAATTATTTATGCTTCAAACACGTAACGGAAAAAGAACAGCCGCTGCTGCTCTTAAAATAGCCGTTGATTTAGTTGCCGAAGGTAAATTATCTAAAGAAGAAGCATTGTTAAAAATCGAACCAAAACAATTAGACAGCTTGCTTCATCCGACATTTGACACAGCTGCACTTAAAAAGGCAACGCCTATTGCAAAGGGCCTGCCGGCTTCTCCTGGAGCTGCTTGTGGCAAACTTTATTTTACAGCTGCTGATGCTGTTGATGCTGTTAAAAATACGGGCGCTAAGGTCGTACTTGCCCGTCTTGAGACTTCACCTGAGGATATCGAAGGTATGAATGCTGCCCAAGGTATTTTGACAGTCCGCGGTGGTATGACTTCTCATGCTGCTGTTGTCGCACGTGGTATGGGAACTTGCTGCGTCGCCGGCTGCGGTGAACTTATCATAAAAGCAAAAGAAAAGACTCTTACAACTGCTGCCGGAAAAGTCTTTAAAGAGGGAGACTACATTTCACTTGACGGTTCAACAGGAAATGTTTACGGTGAAAAGATCGATACAAAACCTGCTGAATTAACAGGCGACTTTGGAGAGATAATGGGCTGGGCCGATGACGTTAGAGTACTAAAGGTCCGCACTAATGCTGATACACCTCATGATGCTGCTCAGGCTGTGAAATTCGGAGCTGAAGGCATAGGCCTTTGCAGAACAGAGCATATGTTCTTTGAAGAAGACAGGATTTTAGCTATGAGGGAAATGATAGTATCTTCAACAGTAGAACAGAGGAAAGCTGCACTTGCTAAACTGCTTCCTATGCAAAAAGAAGACTTCAAAGGTATATACAAGGCTATGGAAGGCCGTTCGGTTACCATACGTTTCTTGGATCCACCGCTGCATGAGTTCGTTCCTACTGATGAAAAAGACATAATAGAATTATCAAAACAGCTTGGAATTTCTGTTGAGAAGTTAAAAAATACTATAGATTCGCTGCATGAGTTCAACCCGATGCTCGGGCATCGTGGCTGCCGTCTTGCTGTTACATATCCTGAAATTGCTGAAATGCAGACACGCGCTGTTATAGAGGCTGCTATTGAAGTCAACAAAGAAGCGAAATTAAATGTTGTTCCGGAAATCATGATTCCGTTGGTTGGCGAAGAAAAAGAGCTTAAGTATGTAAAAGACATAGTAGACGAAACAGCTAAGAAAGTCATGGCTGAAAAGGGCGTTAAAATCGATTATATGGTTGGAACCATGATAGAAGTACCTCGTGCTGCTTTAACTGCAGATGAGATAGCAAAACACGCTCAATTCTTCTCATTTGGAACTAATGACTTAACTCAGATGACTTTTGGCTTCTCACGTGATGATGCAGGCAAGTTCCTGGAAGATTATTACATGAAGAAGATATACGAGTCTGATCCATTTGCTAAACTAGACCAGATCGGCGTTGGCAAACTCGTTAAAATGGCTGCTGAACTCGGTAAAAAGACAAGACCAGATATCAAACTCGGTATCTGCGGTGAACACGGCGGAGAACCAGCTTCGGTTATATTCTGCCATAACGTAGGTTTAAATTACGTATCTTGTTCGCCTTACCGCGTACCTATCGCAAGATTAGCCGCAGCACATGCTGCTATATTGGCAAAAAAGTAA
- a CDS encoding ABC transporter substrate-binding protein — protein sequence MKKIISLIVAMLMLVAIFAACGSEETPDTSTSTSDETVAGPFDDVEPLDEEVDIRVATLSGLNFGIIPYLIDELGGFEKANINFDGVGQVYGNGSTLIEAASSWDVGTSGLGGMMTGTISKGCIQTALTNKVDGGTFFWAQKDSAIAQAGISNIGGTKEMYGTAAEWKGQEIYYPKGTTLHYVLATALGKMGLTLEDVKSTQMDVASVNTALRAGTCQVGGTWGSLSFASDMTELFVPVVSAMDVGCPLPAAMYWNPTFYAEHYDAVVKFVELYFRAVDWIYENEDNARQFLDVWDAWNIDNGINVAPEVNAKYLIDAESRFYSLKESYDFFKQTVTASDGTSMTGYELQTYEPLNFLVSVGSFKEDSLATFLDDKCKGDAVIDVYENLFQGRDTYGSGIAWLDDFEY from the coding sequence ATGAAAAAAATTATTAGCCTTATAGTTGCTATGTTAATGTTAGTAGCTATATTCGCAGCTTGCGGATCAGAGGAAACCCCAGATACTTCTACATCAACATCTGATGAGACAGTAGCAGGTCCTTTTGATGACGTAGAACCATTAGACGAAGAGGTCGACATTAGAGTTGCTACATTAAGCGGCTTAAATTTCGGCATTATTCCTTACTTAATCGATGAACTTGGTGGATTTGAAAAAGCTAATATTAATTTTGATGGCGTTGGACAAGTTTACGGCAATGGATCAACTTTAATCGAAGCTGCAAGCTCTTGGGATGTTGGTACAAGTGGACTTGGCGGTATGATGACTGGTACAATCAGCAAAGGCTGCATCCAGACAGCTTTAACAAATAAAGTCGATGGCGGCACATTCTTCTGGGCACAGAAAGATAGCGCTATTGCTCAAGCTGGTATTTCCAACATTGGTGGAACAAAAGAGATGTACGGAACGGCTGCAGAGTGGAAAGGCCAGGAAATTTATTATCCAAAAGGCACAACTCTTCATTACGTTTTAGCAACAGCTTTAGGAAAAATGGGATTAACCCTTGAAGATGTTAAATCAACTCAGATGGATGTTGCAAGCGTTAACACAGCTTTAAGAGCTGGAACTTGTCAGGTCGGCGGAACATGGGGCAGTTTAAGCTTTGCTTCCGACATGACAGAATTATTTGTTCCTGTAGTAAGTGCAATGGATGTTGGATGTCCGCTTCCTGCAGCAATGTATTGGAATCCTACGTTTTATGCAGAACATTACGATGCAGTTGTTAAGTTTGTAGAATTGTACTTTAGAGCTGTAGACTGGATCTATGAAAATGAAGACAATGCCAGACAGTTCCTTGACGTTTGGGATGCTTGGAATATCGACAACGGTATCAATGTGGCCCCTGAAGTTAATGCTAAATATCTAATAGATGCTGAAAGCAGATTTTACTCTTTAAAAGAGTCTTATGACTTTTTCAAACAAACAGTTACAGCTTCTGACGGAACATCAATGACTGGTTATGAATTACAGACATATGAACCATTGAATTTCTTAGTTTCAGTTGGAAGCTTTAAAGAAGATTCTCTTGCAACATTCTTAGATGACAAGTGCAAGGGCGATGCAGTTATTGATGTATATGAAAACTTGTTCCAAGGCAGAGATACATATGGTTCAGGCATCGCTTGGCTGGATGACTTCGAATATTAA
- the deoC gene encoding deoxyribose-phosphate aldolase: MAKYEIITKRDFTPNEIAKYIDHSLLFAYSSKDDVIKFCNDIKEYGFIVGYVNSVFVDLAVKEFKGHNISVGSSIAFPWGTVPTELKVAEIEYVLKKGAKNVDFVVHIGAIKAADWDTVHYDIGSCVKAAKKFGAAECKVVLENCYLTDEEKVKAALIAKEEGVDYLKTSTGFGSGVWTVPDVRLLKKTVGTDVGIKAAGSVPDYDSAVMLLNAGASRLGTRFGIEILKTAPGWK; encoded by the coding sequence ATGGCAAAGTATGAAATTATTACGAAAAGGGACTTTACTCCTAATGAAATCGCAAAATATATAGATCATTCACTTCTTTTTGCATATTCTAGCAAAGATGATGTTATCAAATTTTGTAATGATATTAAAGAATACGGTTTCATTGTGGGGTATGTTAATTCGGTATTTGTAGACCTCGCTGTAAAAGAGTTTAAAGGTCACAATATATCGGTTGGATCCTCTATCGCCTTTCCGTGGGGAACTGTCCCCACAGAATTGAAAGTTGCTGAAATAGAATATGTCCTCAAAAAAGGTGCTAAAAATGTTGATTTTGTTGTACATATCGGCGCAATTAAAGCAGCGGACTGGGATACAGTCCATTATGACATCGGTAGCTGCGTAAAAGCCGCAAAGAAATTTGGTGCGGCGGAATGCAAAGTCGTATTGGAAAATTGCTATTTAACCGATGAAGAAAAGGTAAAGGCTGCTCTTATTGCTAAAGAGGAGGGTGTAGATTATTTAAAAACCAGCACAGGATTTGGTAGTGGAGTATGGACGGTACCGGATGTACGGCTACTAAAAAAGACCGTTGGAACTGATGTAGGTATAAAAGCGGCAGGTTCGGTTCCTGATTATGACTCTGCGGTAATGCTCTTAAATGCTGGAGCAAGCAGGCTGGGAACCAGATTCGGTATTGAGATACTTAAGACAGCTCCTGGCTGGAAATAA
- a CDS encoding ABC transporter substrate-binding protein has product MKKIISLIVAILMVVAMFAACAAEEGEQSSSSPSGSEETVAGPFDDVEPLDEEVTINIASLSGMAYGVIPYLIDELGGFEKANISFDGVGQVYGNGATLIEASNSWDVATTGLGGMIGGTTSKNCILNSLTVRDEGCTFFWAQKDSAIAQAGISNLGGTKEMYGTAAEWKGQEIYYPKGTTAHYVLATALNIMGLTLEDVKSTQMDVTSVNTAMRAGTCEVGCIWGSLAFVPDMKELFVPVIGAMDVGCPLPAGMYWNSTFYKEHYDAVIKFIELYFRAVDWVYENEDNAKYLLDVWDDWNSENSVNVTAQVNAQYLIDPDSRYYSLKENYDYFKETTTASDGTEMSGFENLTYEPLKFLVSVGSYQEGTLSAFLDNKCNGDAIKYVYENLFQGKDTYKTGISWLEDWEYEE; this is encoded by the coding sequence ATGAAGAAAATTATCAGCCTTATAGTTGCTATATTAATGGTAGTAGCTATGTTCGCAGCTTGTGCAGCAGAGGAGGGAGAACAGTCATCTAGCTCACCTTCTGGGTCTGAAGAAACGGTAGCAGGCCCATTTGATGATGTAGAACCATTAGATGAAGAAGTTACAATCAATATAGCTTCATTAAGTGGTATGGCATATGGTGTTATTCCATACTTAATCGATGAGCTTGGCGGATTTGAGAAAGCTAATATCAGCTTTGACGGCGTAGGGCAGGTTTACGGCAATGGAGCAACTTTGATAGAAGCTTCGAATTCCTGGGACGTTGCCACAACGGGCCTTGGCGGTATGATCGGTGGCACGACAAGTAAAAATTGCATTCTGAATTCTTTAACGGTAAGAGATGAAGGTTGTACATTCTTCTGGGCACAAAAAGATTCTGCTATAGCTCAAGCTGGCATTTCCAATTTAGGTGGGACAAAAGAAATGTACGGAACAGCTGCAGAGTGGAAAGGCCAGGAGATCTATTATCCAAAGGGTACAACTGCACATTATGTTTTAGCAACGGCTTTAAACATAATGGGACTTACTCTTGAAGACGTAAAATCAACTCAGATGGATGTCACAAGCGTTAATACAGCTATGAGGGCAGGTACTTGTGAAGTTGGCTGCATATGGGGAAGTTTGGCTTTTGTTCCCGATATGAAAGAATTATTCGTTCCTGTAATTGGCGCAATGGATGTTGGATGTCCGCTTCCTGCCGGTATGTACTGGAATTCTACGTTCTATAAAGAACACTACGACGCAGTTATCAAGTTCATAGAATTATACTTTAGAGCCGTAGATTGGGTTTATGAGAATGAAGATAATGCAAAGTATTTATTAGATGTTTGGGATGACTGGAACAGTGAAAACAGTGTTAACGTAACAGCGCAAGTAAACGCTCAATACCTAATCGATCCAGATAGCAGATACTATTCTTTAAAAGAAAATTACGACTATTTTAAAGAGACAACAACAGCTTCTGACGGTACGGAGATGAGCGGTTTTGAAAACTTGACGTATGAGCCATTGAAGTTTTTAGTATCAGTGGGAAGTTATCAAGAAGGAACCCTTTCCGCATTCCTAGATAACAAGTGCAACGGCGATGCAATTAAATACGTATATGAGAATTTGTTCCAAGGTAAGGATACGTATAAGACAGGTATATCATGGCTTGAGGATTGGGAATACGAAGAATAA
- the deoC gene encoding deoxyribose-phosphate aldolase, with protein sequence MAKYEIITKKDFTPAEIAKYIDHSLLFAYTSKDDVIKFCNDVKEYGFNVACVNSIFTELVVKELKGYDVVVATTIGYPWGSIPAEVKAAEMEYAVKKGSKTLDFVVHIGAIKAADWDAVHYDMGTCAKAAKRLGVECKSILETCYLTDEEKVKAALIAKEEGVDYVKTSTGFGTGMWTFPDVRLLKKTVGTDMGVKASGKVADYDTAVMLLNAGASRLGTRLGIEILKTAPGWE encoded by the coding sequence ATGGCAAAATATGAGATTATTACAAAAAAAGATTTTACTCCTGCTGAAATAGCGAAGTATATCGACCATTCGCTTCTTTTTGCTTATACAAGCAAGGACGACGTTATTAAATTTTGTAACGATGTTAAAGAATATGGTTTTAATGTAGCATGTGTTAACTCTATATTTACAGAACTCGTCGTAAAGGAACTTAAAGGTTATGATGTAGTGGTTGCAACTACAATTGGATATCCTTGGGGGTCTATTCCTGCCGAAGTAAAAGCAGCTGAGATGGAATATGCTGTTAAGAAAGGTTCTAAGACACTGGATTTTGTTGTACATATCGGTGCAATTAAAGCAGCAGACTGGGACGCTGTTCATTATGATATGGGTACTTGCGCAAAGGCTGCCAAGCGATTAGGCGTGGAATGTAAGTCTATTTTAGAGACCTGCTATTTGACAGATGAAGAAAAGGTGAAAGCCGCTTTAATTGCCAAAGAAGAAGGTGTGGATTATGTAAAAACCAGTACGGGCTTTGGAACCGGGATGTGGACTTTTCCAGACGTTAGATTATTGAAAAAAACGGTTGGTACAGATATGGGTGTTAAAGCCTCCGGTAAGGTTGCTGATTATGATACTGCAGTTATGTTGTTAAATGCCGGCGCAAGCAGACTTGGAACCAGATTAGGTATCGAAATCCTTAAGACAGCTCCCGGCTGGGAATAA
- a CDS encoding iron-containing alcohol dehydrogenase: protein MVFERIFIQFPTKVEFGPGKISKLGHLGKQYGKKAFIVMDPFFKSSDIANNIFKDLYANDVQIVENYNAKPNPRYTDIDKAALLCIKEKCDFVVALGGGSAIDSAKAIALVANNGKSSWSYTARENEYVEVPNNPGLPVIAIPTTSGTGSEGTIYSVINNPKEHRKCGIRNLYMYPALAIIDAEIMAGMPRMLTAMTGIDTFAHGFESYTNKNATKFSEMTAMECMRLFAENIEECCFNGKNIEARNNMAFASLLGGISISHSPTTIGHILGQSLSGRTDAPHGGSIACCLAQIIRWTLPYGMEKLAKIAELFDRSLICKSTEEKARRLPDILSDLFEDILGQKVTMGTYGLKQEETDSFAEFIFNSYQGDFKNYLKMPTKEDISYLIKQCMD, encoded by the coding sequence TTGGTATTTGAAAGAATTTTTATACAATTTCCTACAAAGGTAGAATTTGGCCCGGGGAAAATAAGCAAGCTTGGGCATTTGGGTAAGCAATATGGCAAAAAAGCATTTATTGTAATGGATCCGTTCTTTAAGAGCTCAGATATTGCCAATAACATATTTAAAGATTTATACGCCAATGATGTTCAAATTGTAGAGAATTACAATGCAAAACCAAATCCACGATATACTGATATAGATAAAGCTGCCCTCCTATGTATAAAAGAAAAATGTGATTTTGTAGTTGCTCTGGGCGGAGGCAGCGCTATTGATAGTGCCAAAGCTATCGCTCTTGTAGCAAACAACGGGAAATCTAGTTGGAGCTATACTGCAAGGGAAAATGAGTATGTTGAAGTACCAAATAATCCGGGACTTCCCGTTATTGCAATCCCCACCACTTCGGGTACCGGATCGGAGGGCACTATTTATTCCGTAATCAATAATCCAAAAGAACACCGGAAATGCGGAATCCGTAATCTATATATGTACCCTGCGCTGGCGATTATAGATGCGGAAATTATGGCAGGAATGCCCCGTATGCTTACAGCAATGACGGGAATAGATACATTTGCACATGGATTTGAATCGTATACCAATAAAAATGCAACTAAATTTTCTGAGATGACGGCGATGGAATGTATGCGTTTGTTTGCTGAAAACATTGAAGAATGCTGCTTTAATGGGAAGAATATAGAAGCACGAAACAATATGGCATTTGCAAGCCTTCTAGGCGGCATATCTATTTCACACAGCCCTACAACTATCGGCCACATATTAGGGCAATCGTTAAGCGGCCGTACCGATGCACCGCATGGAGGTAGCATCGCATGTTGTCTGGCACAAATCATTAGATGGACACTACCATATGGAATGGAAAAGTTAGCTAAAATTGCAGAACTATTTGATCGTTCGCTTATCTGTAAATCTACAGAAGAAAAAGCTAGGCGATTACCAGATATTTTGTCTGATTTATTTGAAGATATATTGGGGCAAAAGGTTACTATGGGTACATACGGCCTTAAACAGGAGGAAACTGATAGTTTTGCTGAGTTCATATTTAATAGTTACCAGGGCGATTTCAAAAATTATCTTAAAATGCCTACTAAAGAAGATATCAGCTATTTGATTAAGCAATGTATGGATTAA
- a CDS encoding S24 family peptidase, with translation MGWENDDNKLEKIGPNHFHEIPICRHINSDYPNKQSECIEGYGMFDVDKPENFIAFQSNDDSMINARIRENDLVLVHKQNYATSGQIVVCIIGKNDAILRRYFEKGDVVILQPNNPNYDPIVVNKSEFEDGTVKIIGVVRRMIIYF, from the coding sequence ATGGGATGGGAAAATGATGACAATAAATTAGAGAAAATCGGGCCTAATCATTTTCACGAAATACCTATTTGCAGGCATATTAACTCCGACTACCCAAATAAGCAAAGCGAGTGTATTGAAGGATATGGAATGTTCGACGTAGATAAACCAGAAAATTTTATCGCCTTTCAATCAAATGATGACAGCATGATTAACGCTCGTATTCGCGAAAACGACCTAGTATTGGTTCACAAACAAAATTATGCGACTAGCGGCCAAATTGTTGTTTGCATCATAGGTAAAAACGATGCCATTTTAAGGCGCTATTTCGAAAAGGGCGATGTAGTTATACTACAGCCAAACAATCCAAATTATGACCCTATCGTCGTTAATAAATCTGAATTTGAAGATGGCACGGTTAAAATTATAGGTGTAGTTAGAAGGATGATCATATATTTTTAA
- the deoC gene encoding deoxyribose-phosphate aldolase — MAKYEIITKRDFTPAEIAKYIDHSLLYAQSTKDDVIKFCNDIKEYGFIVGYVNSVFVEMVAKELKGYDVSVGSSIGYPWGSVPTELKVAEIEYAVKKGAQNVDFVVHIGAVKAADWDAVHYDIGNCVKASKRLGVRECKVILENCYLTDEEKVKTCLIAKEEGVDYVKTSTGFGAGNWTVPDVRLMKKTVGTDVGVKAAGSVPDYDTAVMLLNAGSNRIGTRFGIEILKTTPGWK; from the coding sequence ATGGCAAAGTATGAAATTATCACGAAGAGAGATTTTACTCCTGCAGAAATCGCGAAGTATATTGATCACTCGCTTCTTTATGCGCAATCTACAAAGGATGATGTTATTAAATTTTGTAACGACATTAAAGAATATGGTTTTATCGTGGGGTATGTTAACTCGGTTTTTGTGGAAATGGTCGCAAAGGAGCTTAAGGGTTACGATGTATCGGTTGGGTCTTCAATTGGCTATCCGTGGGGAAGTGTACCTACAGAATTAAAAGTAGCTGAAATAGAGTATGCTGTCAAGAAGGGCGCTCAAAATGTTGATTTCGTCGTACATATTGGTGCGGTTAAAGCAGCAGACTGGGATGCTGTTCACTATGACATCGGTAATTGTGTAAAGGCTTCTAAGAGATTAGGCGTACGTGAATGCAAAGTTATACTAGAAAATTGCTATTTAACTGATGAAGAAAAAGTTAAGACTTGCCTTATTGCTAAAGAAGAAGGCGTAGATTATGTAAAGACAAGTACAGGATTTGGCGCCGGCAATTGGACGGTACCAGATGTCAGGTTGATGAAAAAAACTGTAGGTACCGATGTAGGCGTAAAAGCTGCGGGTTCGGTCCCAGATTATGATACTGCAGTTATGTTATTAAATGCCGGTTCGAACAGAATAGGTACTAGATTCGGCATTGAGATTCTAAAGACGACCCCTGGCTGGAAATAG
- a CDS encoding MATE family efflux transporter, translated as MQNKKSSPSDVSWELSNAPIGRLLLKLSIPTIAAQLVNILYNIVDRIYIGHMSNIGDLALTGVGLCFPVVHLLTAFALLIGQGGAPRAAISMGKGDDNEAEKILGNCFAMLVAVSVFLTVMFQVWGEDLLWFFGASENTIQYALPYMQIYTGGSIFFMFTLGLNLFITTQGYTRYSMITVLIGAVSNIILDPIFIFEWGFGLGVAGAAIATVISQMISAAFVIAFLLGRKTKLHIKRIYLLPQLKVILPILALGLAPFIMNSTEAILNVSFNSSLQRYGGDVAVGSMTIATTLLTMVWLLAQGIGQGAQPIISYNYGARNVARVKKAVKVMFNATMIFTVVCWVVIECFPQVFIKIFNDSSQELLDTATWTLRLYMASLGLFGMLMSVQQILLAIGKAKASLFIAVLRKIILLIPLIFILPNFFDNKVFAVFLAEPISDFISNIVSLIIFSVVFTKSMKQLEEEKIKRNIC; from the coding sequence ATGCAAAATAAAAAATCAAGCCCTTCCGATGTCTCGTGGGAACTCTCAAATGCTCCGATTGGCCGTTTACTGCTTAAACTTTCTATCCCGACTATTGCGGCCCAACTAGTAAATATACTTTACAACATAGTTGACCGTATATATATTGGGCACATGTCTAACATTGGCGACCTCGCATTAACTGGAGTCGGATTGTGTTTTCCAGTAGTACATCTTCTTACAGCATTTGCATTGCTTATTGGCCAGGGCGGCGCTCCACGGGCGGCAATTTCAATGGGAAAAGGCGACGATAATGAGGCCGAAAAAATACTGGGCAACTGTTTTGCAATGTTAGTTGCCGTCTCGGTATTTCTTACGGTAATGTTTCAAGTCTGGGGAGAAGATCTCCTGTGGTTTTTTGGCGCAAGTGAAAACACAATACAATATGCACTGCCGTATATGCAGATTTATACCGGCGGATCGATATTCTTTATGTTTACACTTGGGTTAAACCTTTTCATTACTACGCAGGGATATACGCGTTACAGTATGATTACTGTTCTTATTGGCGCAGTCAGTAATATAATTTTAGACCCGATATTTATTTTTGAGTGGGGATTTGGCCTTGGCGTTGCAGGAGCGGCGATAGCTACAGTTATATCGCAAATGATATCTGCCGCATTTGTAATAGCGTTTTTACTGGGAAGGAAAACCAAACTGCATATTAAACGCATATATTTATTGCCGCAGCTTAAAGTTATTCTGCCCATTCTGGCATTGGGGCTTGCTCCATTTATTATGAATTCAACGGAAGCGATATTAAACGTATCCTTTAATTCATCACTGCAAAGGTATGGCGGAGATGTAGCTGTAGGCTCTATGACAATAGCGACTACGTTACTTACGATGGTATGGCTTTTAGCTCAGGGTATTGGGCAGGGAGCGCAGCCTATTATAAGCTATAACTATGGGGCGAGAAATGTGGCCAGGGTTAAAAAGGCCGTAAAGGTAATGTTTAATGCTACAATGATATTTACAGTGGTATGCTGGGTAGTTATAGAGTGCTTTCCACAGGTATTTATTAAGATATTTAATGATTCGTCTCAAGAGCTGCTGGATACTGCGACATGGACACTGCGGCTGTATATGGCTTCTTTGGGGTTATTTGGAATGCTGATGTCGGTGCAGCAGATATTACTCGCTATTGGAAAAGCAAAAGCCTCGCTTTTTATTGCAGTTTTAAGAAAAATAATACTGCTTATACCTCTTATCTTTATATTGCCTAATTTTTTTGATAATAAAGTATTTGCAGTTTTCCTGGCAGAGCCAATATCAGACTTTATATCAAACATTGTTTCTTTAATAATTTTTAGTGTTGTGTTTACAAAATCCATGAAACAATTAGAAGAAGAAAAAATCAAGAGAAATATTTGTTGA
- a CDS encoding DUF6132 family protein: MGILKYVIAVIIGGVAGFLLYKFIGCQSGACPITSNPYISIIFGAIFGAAIAGAF; the protein is encoded by the coding sequence ATGGGAATATTAAAATATGTAATTGCAGTAATTATCGGCGGCGTTGCAGGATTTTTATTGTATAAATTTATAGGCTGCCAGAGCGGAGCCTGCCCCATAACTTCAAATCCTTATATTTCTATAATCTTTGGGGCAATCTTTGGAGCAGCAATAGCGGGAGCATTTTAA